In Nymphaea colorata isolate Beijing-Zhang1983 chromosome 3, ASM883128v2, whole genome shotgun sequence, a genomic segment contains:
- the LOC126409886 gene encoding uncharacterized protein LOC126409886, which yields MAVVGFDSRFHYVLAGWEGSATDSRVLYNALDHPTDPFVVPEGKYYLADGGYPNIVGFLTPYRGHRYHMSEFDTPGARRPRTPQELFNHRHSSLRNTVERTFGMLKARFPILKMQVPYPFKKQAQIVLATCVLHNFILDHNPNDEQFGDEDAPIIDNSVDNEDDSSSKVLCRLRRQVTRNIQQLGAVPTISVSLQGRPVQIISYL from the exons ATGGCTGTAGTTGGATTCGACAGTCGATTCCACTACGTTTTGGCAGGATGGGAAGGAAGTGCGACAGACTCAAGGGTATTATACAATGCACTTGATCATCCAACGGACCCATTTGTGGTCCCCGAAG GCAAATACTATCTTGCTGATGGGGGTTATCCGAACATTGTTGGTTTCCTAACACCTTATCGAGGACATCGTTATCATATGTCAGAATTTGACACCCCGGGGGCACGCAGACCTAGAACTCCAcaagaattattcaaccataggcattcatcacttcgaaatacagtagaaagaacttttggcatgttgaaagcacgttttccaatattgaaaatgcaagtgccgtatccattcaaaaaacaagctcaaattgTGCTTGCTACATGTGTATTGCACAACTTCATACTTGACCACAATCCAAATGACGAACAATTTGGTGATGAGGACGCACCTATAATTGATAATTCTGTC GACAACGAAGATGATTCCTCGTCAAAAGTACTATGTCGTCTTCGAAGGCAGGTCACGAGGAATATACAACAGTTGGGAGCAGTGCCAACCATTAGTGTATCGCTACAAGGGCGCCCTGTTCAGATCATTTCATACCTATGA
- the LOC116251528 gene encoding uncharacterized protein LOC116251528 produces MQKRRRSTLVDQMAVLQTFNLRDFLRLPDDDPARERRTLGSVLKIDDARSHHGRSLMDVFDSDGSPNGHRLGWKSFVQCLGFLRASAIPCHIPTGRPAADEAETAASPEARPRAETVQRTSVSLATALAAETEREDPDVGPAVGDGSEPMRMTLMALLEASEGEVVMGPASSLAAAMLREWVASGGKDHAGDGEGDRDSAGEKGGEGHSCCVCMVRQKGAAFIPCGHTFCRDCSRELWVNRGSCPRCNVFILEILDIF; encoded by the coding sequence ATGCAAAAGAGGAGAAGATCGACGCTTGTAGACCAGATGGCCGTTCTCCAGACGTTCAATTTACGCGACTTCCTCCGGCTGCCGGACGACGACCCTGCCCGCGAACGCCGGACGCTCGGCTCCGTCCTCAAGATCGACGACGCCCGAAGCCACCACGGCCGCAGCCTCATGGACGTCTTCGACAGCGACGGGTCGCCCAACGGTCACCGCCTCGGGTGGAAGTCATTCGTCCAATGCCTCGGGTTCCTGCGCGCCTCGGCGATCCCCTGCCACATTCCCACCGGCCGGCCGGCGGCAGACGAGGCTGAGACAGCGGCGTCACCGGAGGCTCGGCCGCGGGCGGAGACGGTTCAGCGGACAAGCGTGAGCCTGGCAACGGCATTAGCGGCGGAGACGGAGAGGGAGGACCCCGACGTGGGCCCGGCGGTCGGGGACGGCTCGGAGCCAATGAGGATGACGTTGATGGCCTTGCTGGAGGCGTCAGAAGGGGAGGTGGTGATGGGGCCAGCGAGCTCTCTGGCGGCGGCGATGCTGAGAGAGTGGGTGGCCAGCGGCGGCAAGGACCACGCCGGCGACGGCGAAGGCGACAGAGACAGCGCCGGCGAGAAGGGGGGCGAGGGGCACAGTTGCTGCGTGTGCATGGTGCGGCAGAAGGGAGCGGCCTTCATCCCCTGCGGCCACACCTTTTGCAGGGATTGCTCCCGCGAGCTGTGGGTGAACAGAGGCTCCTGCCCTCGCTGCAACGTCTTCATCCTCGAGATCCTCGATATCTTCTGA